Genomic DNA from Chloroflexota bacterium:
TGAAGCTGCTTATTAAGAATGGCAAAGTAGTGGATCCTCGCAATGACAGGCATGACGTACTGGATATACTCGTCGAAGAAGGCCGAATCAGAGGTGTTGCGCCTGCAATCGAAGCTGAAGATGCGGTAGTGATTGATGCCTCGAACAAGGTGGTCACCCCAGGCCTGATTGATGTGCATGTGCATTTTCGGCAGCCGGGGCGGTACGAGTATAAGGAAACGATTCGGACAGGCTCTAGGGCGGCGGCCAAAGGTGGATTTACCACAGTCGTTTGCGAGCCGAACACCGTCCCTCCGATTGATAGCGGAAAGCGTATTAAGAAGGTTCTGGAAATTGCGAAGGCTGAGAGCATTGTCAATCTCTATACCATGGAGTGTATTACGAAAGGAATGAAGGGGAGAGAACTGATCAGGGTTGGACGCGGTGTGAAGGCTGGGGCGGTAGCCTTAACTGATGACGGCTTTCCGGTGGTCAGTTCCGAAGTCATGGAGAAAGCCTCTATTGAGGCCAAAGAATATGGTATACCGATATGTCCCCACTGTGAAGAATCGCGGTTGAAGGGGCGCAAAGAGCCCTCAGCCCGATGGAGAAGAGAAGGGCTGGTTAGACGGCGTTATCATTCTGAAGCGGCATACATAGAGCGGGATATTCAGATAGTGAAAAGCACTGGTTGTCCATTCCATTTTCTCCATGTGAGTCTGGCGAAATCGGTAGCACTCATAGCTCAGGCCAAGAAAAGGGGCTTGCCTGTTACGGCGGAGGCGACCCCACATCATTGCACGCTGACCGAGCAAGATGCAAAGGTTATCGGCGCGAACGCCAAAGTGAGTCCGCCCTTACGGGGTGCCAAGGATGTGGCAGCGGTCAGGGGGGGCTTGAGAGATGGCATCATTGATGTTATTGCCTCTGACCATGCCCCGCACACACCTGACGAAAAAGCTAGCGATAATCCGCCCTTCGGAGTCATAGGATTAGAAACGACACTGGGAGTAGTCTTAACGTATCTGGTTCATACTGGCGTGCTGTCCCTTCGTTCGGCAATTGAGAAGATGACCGTCAACCCGGCAAGGATTTTGAAGCTAAGGGCAGGCGAACTGAGCGTCGGCATGCCGGCGGATATAACGATCATTGACCCCAATCGGGAGTGGGTTGTTGACGTCAACGAATTTGAATCCAAGGGACGAAATTGCCCCTTTGACGGGTGGAAACTGAAAGGAAAGGCAGTGGTGACCATCGTCGGTGGCAAGGTGGTCATGGATAAAGGTGAAGTTTATGGGCAGGTCGGCTGACGTCAGCCGACCTACCCGTTGGTCGTATTTGTCAGGCAAATAAGACGAGGAGGTGTTAATGCCGCGACGAAAGGACATTAGAAAGGTGCTGATCATCGGATCGGGTCCCATCATCATCGGGCAGGCCTGCGAGTTCGATTATTCCGGAACACAGGCCTGCAAAGCGCTGAGGGAAGAGGGATACCAGATAGTACTGGTCAACTCCAACCCAGCCACCATCATGACCGACCCCGGCATGGCTGACAGGACGTACATTGAGCCGCTGACCACCGAGAGTGTGGCCAGGATCATTGAACGGGAAAGGCCGGACGCCCTCCTTCCCAACCTGGGGGGCCAGACCGGGCTTAACCTGGCGTCTAGCCTACATAAGTCCGGGGTGCTGGGAAAATATGGTGTTGAGGTTATCGGTGTCAAGGCTGATGCCATTGAGCGAGGGGAGGATCGAATTGCTTTCAAGGAGACCATGGGGAAACTGGGTATTCCAGTACCGCGGTCTGATCCCTGTTACTCTGTTGAGGAAGCCGAACAAATAGCCAAGAGGCTCGGCTATCCCGTTGTCCTGCGTCCAGCATATACCTTGGGTGGCACGGGGGGAGGCATCGCTTACAATGTGGAAGAGCTGAGAACTATAGTGAGCAGAGGTCTTTCCTTCAGCCTTATTGGGCAGGTTCTTGTGGAGGAGTCGGTCTACGGTTGGGAGGAATTGGAGCTTGAGGTTGTCAGGGATCAGAAGAACCAGAAGATCACAGTATGTTTCATCGAAAACGTTGATGCTATGGGCGTGCATACGGGTGACAGCTTTTGCGTTGCACCAATGCTGACAATTCCTAAGGAACTACAGGAACGCATGCAAGAACTCTCGTACAGAATTGTAGACGCTGTCGGGGTTATTGGGGGGACGAACATTCAGTTCGCTCATAATCTGGAAGATAACAGGTTGGTGGTGATAGAGATCAATCCGCGCACCTCTCGCTCTTCCGCGCTAGCATCAAAGGCAACCGGTTTTCCCATCGCCCGCATCTCGACAACACTTGCCACGGGAATAACCCTGGATGAGCTTCCTTACTGGAAAGAAGGGACACTAGAGAAATATCAGCCCAGCGGTGACTATGTAGTAGTGAAGTTTCCGCGCTGGGCGTTTGAGAAATTTCAGCAAGCCAAGGATGTTTTGGGCACCCAGATGAGGGCCGTCGGTGAAGTGATGAGCATTGGGAAGACATTCAAGGAGGCCCTCCAGAAGTCGATACGGTCTTTGGAAACAAGGCGATATGGTCTTGGCGGAGCCAAGAACTTCAAGCGACTTTCGATTGAAGAACTGAAAGTGAAACTAGCTATGCCATCGAGTGAGCGCGTATTTCTGATGTATGAGGCGTTGCGCAAAGGCATGTCGGTGGAAGATCTATATAGAATGACCTACATTGGGCGCTGGTTCATTAGCGAGATGAAAGAGCTGGTGGAGTTTGAAGAGGAACTACTTAGGTATAGCTGGCATGACCTGCCCAATCAGGAGCTAATCAAAGCAAAAGAATGGGGTTTCTCGGATCTGTACCTTGCCGGATTGTTCAGTGTGAAAGAGAAGGAGGTCAGGCGAAGAAGAATCGCCGTCGGGAAACATGGGCGATTTGATGCTGTCCCTGTTAGTGGGGTAAAGGAAGCTGCTTACTATTACTCTACCTATGTGGGCGAAGACAAGGTCGCGGTTTCGCCGCACAAGAAAGTGATGATTCTGGGTGGGGGGCCCAATAGAATTGGCCAGGGAATAGAGTTCGATTACACCTGTGTTCATGCCGCTTTTGCCTTGCGCGATGAAGGTTATGAATCAATTATGATCAACTGCAATCCAGAAACGGTGTCCACAGACTATGACACTTCCAACAAACTGTACTTTGAGCCGTTGACTGTTGAAGACGTATTGAACATTTATGAGAAAGAGAAACCTGAAGGCGTTATTGTTCAGTTCGGTGGCCAAACCCCTCTGAATATCGCTCAGGAACTCAAGGACAACGGGGTAAGGGTATTGGGAACCACCCCGGAGAGCATTGCTCTGGCTGAGGACAGGGAGCTATTCAGGCAAAGAATGATTGCTCTTGGCATACCACAGCCGGAAAGCGGCACGGCTCGTTCTATGGAAGAGGCAATAGTCATTGCTAATAGAATCGGCTACCCTCTCATGGTGCGACCATCTTTCGTGCTTGGGGGCCGTGGCATGAAGGTCGTCTATGACGAAGAGGAACTGAGAAGGCATGGTGAGGAGGCTATTCAGGTCAGTCCTGAATACCCCATGCTCATTGATCGCTTCCTGGAGCCTGCAATTGAAACTGAGGTAGATGCGCTCTGTGATGGAGAGAACACTTTTGTCGCTGCGGTTATGGAGCACATAGAGCTGGCTGGCGTTCATTCAGGTGATGCGGCCTGTGTCATTCCGCCGCGGACAATCAAAGAGGAGCACTTAAACACCATTGAGAAGTATACGGCTAAGATAGTCAAAGACTTAAAGGCCATAGGGCTGATAAACGTTCAATACGCTATATGTGATGACAAGGTATACATTCTGGAGGCTAATCCGCGCGCCTCTCGTACCGTGCCTTATGTTTCTAAATTGACCGGGATTCCAATGGCGAGTATCGCTACCTATTTGGTTTTGGGCAAGAAACTGAAGGATTTTCCTGAACTTGAGAAGCGTATACCGCCTTACTTCGGAGTCAAGGAAGCTGTCTTCCCTTTCAACATGTTTCCTGAGGTAGACCCGGTGCTGGGGCCAGAGATGAAATCTACCGGTGAAGTCATGGGGATGGCTGATTCCTTCGGGCTAGCTTTCTACAAGGCAGAGGAAGCTGCTGGTTCAAGGCTACCTGTGGAAGGGAACGTTCTGTTAACTGTCGCCGACAAAGACAAACCAAATCTGCTTCCCTTGGCTAAGAGGATCGCCAAGTTGCCGTTCAAGATTTATGCCACAGAGGGCACGGCCAGTCTGCTCAGGGAAAACAACATACCCTATACGCCGATAAAGAAGCTGCATGAAGGCAGGCCAAACCTGGCGGACGCGATCAAGAACAGAGATGTCCATCTGATCGTCAATACACCGGCTGGGCGAAGCAGCAAATACGACGATAGTTACATCCGTATGATGGCCATACAGTATAAGATCCCCTACGTCACCACGATTGCCGCTGCTGAAGCCAGCTTTGAAGGCATCGAGGCAGTGAGGACACAAAACATTCTACCCCGGTCTCTTCAGGAGTATCAGAAGGAGGTGTCTGGAGGCTGAGAACTCAAACCATGAACGTGCAGCTTCAAGTCTGAAAGTCGGTGAGGCGTTTTCGCACCTAGCATTTGAAGACAGTCCGAGATGATAAAACAGATCTCTGCGCCGGTCGTGTCGAGAATTGAGCTCATGCCAGGTGTTTACCTCTTCTGGCTGCGGGCACCGCAGATTGCCGAAGTGGCTCAACCAGGGCAATTCGTAATGGTGCGCTGTGGAAACGGCCATCAACCGTTGTTGCGGCGGCCTCTGAGTATCCACCGCATCGCCGGCGGCGAACAAATTGCTCTGCTTTTCAGCGTGGTAGGCCAGGGTACCTCCCTTCTCTCTCAATATCGGGAGGGGGACAGGCTTGACCTCCTGGGCCCTTTGGGCAATGGCTTCTCACTTTATCCTGATTCAGGTAAGCTCCTTCTGATAGCAGGAGGTGTGGGGATTGCACCTCTGGTTTTTCTGGCTGATAAAGCGCTTGACCAGGGGCAGGCGGTAGTCCTGCTTGCCGGGTCTGCTACTGCCTCCCTCCTATACCCCCAGTCTCTGCTCCCATCGGCGATTGAGTTCGTCACGGCCACCGAAGATGGGTCAGGGGGAAGGGAGGGCATGGTCACCGATTTCCTGGCCGAGTTTGTCAGCCAAGCTGACCAGGTGTTTGCCTGTGGGCCTCTCTGTATGTATCAAGTGATGGCGGCGCGTCCTCTTCACGGGCCGAAGTCGGTTCAGGTCTGTCTGGAAACAGCCATGGCTTGTGGACTGGGGGCTTGCTATGGTTGCACTATAAAGACTAGGAAAGGCTTGAGGCAAGTGTGCCGAGATGGGCCAGTATTTGAGCTGCACGATATCCTTTGGTGAAGGGGGTAAGGTTAATGGTACAAAGCAAAAGGCTGAGGATCAAAACCGAGGGGAATTGTGACATCACAGACATCACCGAGCAGGTGGCCAAGCAGATCAACGATTCCGATATCAATAGCGGAATTGTAACTATCTTTGTCGTCGGCTCCACGGCTGGGGTGTGTACTATTGAGCATGAGTCTGGGCTATTGTCGGATTTCAAGGCGATGTGGGACAGGATCATTCCAGGGGGCCTTGGCTACCAGCACGATCGGGCCTGGGGTGAGGGCAATGGCCATTCTCACCTGCGGGCGTCTGTGCTCAGCCCTTCCCTCACGGTGCCTTTCAACGACAAGAGAGTGCTTCTGGGCACCTGGCAACAAATTGTGTATGTCGATTTTGACAATCGGCCCAGGTCGAGGGAGATAGTACTCCAGATCGTGGGGGAGTAAAAGAGAGGTTGTTTATTTGTCATTGTGAGGAGCGTTAGCGATGAAGCAATCTCGGAAGGACTACAAGGGATTGCTTCTCCTTCCTTTGGAAGGATTGCAATGACGTATTGGGTTGCTAAACGCTCTCCAAAAGAGGCGCTTGGTCTGATCGTCCAAGAGTGGGAGATACCAACAACTGATGACTTTGATGTGTTACACTTCTGATGAAACAGCAAAGGATTAGTCACTGTGGATGAACGATGGCCCCGTGCGATCGTTACTTGACACCAGAGTAAATACTTGCCTAAATTAACTTGTGCCAGACCTAGAGTTCCTGTTTAACCCCAGATCGGTAGCTATAGTTGGTGCCTCTTCCAACCCCGATTCTCTGGCGAACCGAAACTTCATACGGCCGCTACTGGCTCTTGGCTATCAGGGAAGGATTTACCCGGTCAATCCTCACAGCAGCGAGATCATGGGCTTAAGAGCCTATGCCAGAATTCTGGACATACCTGAAGAAGTGGATAATGTGGTCTGCGCCATCCCCGCTCCCTTGACGCCGAAGCTCATAGAGGATTGTGTGAGGGCCAACGCGAAGGCAGTCACCTGTTACAGTGCAGGCTTTAGCGAAACGGGTGAAGAGGAAGGTCTGAAGCTGGAAAAGACGATGGCCGAGATTGCGCGCCGGGGTGGGGTGCGCATTATCGGGCCAAATTGCCTTGGGGTACATCATCCCAAGGTGGGCCTGACCTTTGAGCCTAATAGTTCCAGGGATAGTGGCCCTGTCAGCTTTCTCTCTCAAAGCGGGGGCAATGCCAGGGAATTGATCCTGATCGCCACAGAACGTGGCATTCGGTTCAGCAAAGGCATTAGCTACGGAAATGCCTCTGATCTGAATGAGGCAGACTTCGTGGAATACTTTGCTGGTGACAAGGATACCAAGGTTATCGCAGCTTATATTGAGGGAATCAAGGAGCCGCCAAGATTTCTTAGAACACTGGCAAAAGGCGCCGCAGAGAAGCCTGTCATAATCCTTAAGGGAGGGAAAACTGGAGCAGGAACTAGGGCGGTGACCTCACACACAGGCGCTTTGGCTGGAAGCAGGAGAGTGTGGGATGTCCTTTGTCGGCAGGCCAACATAACGCAAGTTGGCAGCCTGGAAGAATTGGCAGACGACATCCTGGCGTTTACATACTTGAGGCCACCACGGGGTAGAAGAGTGGGTATTGTTGGGGTAGGCGGGGGAGCGAGTGTCCAAGCGGCAGACGACTGCGAGGCAGCCGGTCTCACTGTGCCTCTCTTGCCATCTGGCCTAATCCAGGCCATACGGGAATTTACCCCACAGGCAGGGGTGGGTCTGGGCAATCCGATAGACACCTCCGCAGACGTGTACTGGGATCCGGTCTTGTTTGCCAAAACTATCAGGCTGGTCGCTGGCTTCGGCGGAGTTGACGTTCTGTTTATAGTATTGGGACTTATTTATGCTGCTAAGCACAAGATTGGAATGGTAGGAGAGCAGATTAAGGCTCTTGTAGAAGTGGGCAGGGAAACTGACAAGCCAGTAGTTGTCGTCTTGCGTACAGGCGGCCTAATCGAGGCTGAGCAGTTGGCGTGCACTGTGCGGGCACAGTGCCTCGAGGCTGGGTACCCAGTCTATCCTTCGGTGAGACAAGCTACTCAGGCAATAGCCCACCTTATTCTCTACCATGAAAACCGAGAGCAGAAGGGGAGGCAACAGTCTTGCGAGACCGTCAGGTAGACCTTCATGTTGTCGTACCAAGATTGGCACAAGGCTTCTGCCGTTTCCTCAATCCTCCCTGGTAGCGGGTGCGAGTAATGACCGATCTAAAGCTGGCGGAGACTAGAAAACAATGGTGCTCAGGCATGACACGTGAACCAATCACACAGGCTCCTGGAATCAGTTGTCTCCTTGAAGAGTGCTGTGACGGTGGTGGCTCTCCGGGGTCGCAGCCATGATGAAACCACGAATTTCAAGAAATATTTCGCCGCTCTTTTCTGCCAAGAATTCAAACGCATCCCTCATAGGCCGGAATATCCTCTACTTTACCAGTCTTCATTCCACCATGGATACGGCGAAGAGGATGGCCATGGAAGGCATGGGTGAGGGAACTATTGTGCTTGCCAGTCAACAAACAGGAGGGAGGGGTAGGCTGGGAAGGACATGGTTGTCATCCCCGGATAGCAGCGTTTTGTTGTCCATCATCCTCCGTCCCGAGGTATCGCAATTGCCTCAGCTTAATATGGTTGCCGGCTTGGCGATTGCCCAGAGCATTGAAAAGGCCACGGGCCTGAGCTCAGTGCTCAAGTGGCCTAACGATGTCCTTCTCAATGGCAAGAAGGTATGCGGTATACTGATGGAAAACCTTTTTGAAGGCAGCAAGCTAGTAGCCGCTATTGTTGGGATAGGGTTGAATGTCCGGCTCGATACCTTGCGCTTCGCTAGCATCTCCGCTACAGCTACCAGCCTGTCGCAGGAAGTGGGGAGGGAGATTTCTCCCTGGGAGATGCTGCCGTTTCTCCTCAGGGAGCTTGAGCAGAGCTACAGAGCATTGCAGTGCGGACGTTCTATCGCTATCTACGAAGAATGGCTGGCCCGTGTGGAAA
This window encodes:
- a CDS encoding dihydroorotase, giving the protein MKLLIKNGKVVDPRNDRHDVLDILVEEGRIRGVAPAIEAEDAVVIDASNKVVTPGLIDVHVHFRQPGRYEYKETIRTGSRAAAKGGFTTVVCEPNTVPPIDSGKRIKKVLEIAKAESIVNLYTMECITKGMKGRELIRVGRGVKAGAVALTDDGFPVVSSEVMEKASIEAKEYGIPICPHCEESRLKGRKEPSARWRREGLVRRRYHSEAAYIERDIQIVKSTGCPFHFLHVSLAKSVALIAQAKKRGLPVTAEATPHHCTLTEQDAKVIGANAKVSPPLRGAKDVAAVRGGLRDGIIDVIASDHAPHTPDEKASDNPPFGVIGLETTLGVVLTYLVHTGVLSLRSAIEKMTVNPARILKLRAGELSVGMPADITIIDPNREWVVDVNEFESKGRNCPFDGWKLKGKAVVTIVGGKVVMDKGEVYGQVG
- the carB gene encoding carbamoyl-phosphate synthase large subunit codes for the protein MPRRKDIRKVLIIGSGPIIIGQACEFDYSGTQACKALREEGYQIVLVNSNPATIMTDPGMADRTYIEPLTTESVARIIERERPDALLPNLGGQTGLNLASSLHKSGVLGKYGVEVIGVKADAIERGEDRIAFKETMGKLGIPVPRSDPCYSVEEAEQIAKRLGYPVVLRPAYTLGGTGGGIAYNVEELRTIVSRGLSFSLIGQVLVEESVYGWEELELEVVRDQKNQKITVCFIENVDAMGVHTGDSFCVAPMLTIPKELQERMQELSYRIVDAVGVIGGTNIQFAHNLEDNRLVVIEINPRTSRSSALASKATGFPIARISTTLATGITLDELPYWKEGTLEKYQPSGDYVVVKFPRWAFEKFQQAKDVLGTQMRAVGEVMSIGKTFKEALQKSIRSLETRRYGLGGAKNFKRLSIEELKVKLAMPSSERVFLMYEALRKGMSVEDLYRMTYIGRWFISEMKELVEFEEELLRYSWHDLPNQELIKAKEWGFSDLYLAGLFSVKEKEVRRRRIAVGKHGRFDAVPVSGVKEAAYYYSTYVGEDKVAVSPHKKVMILGGGPNRIGQGIEFDYTCVHAAFALRDEGYESIMINCNPETVSTDYDTSNKLYFEPLTVEDVLNIYEKEKPEGVIVQFGGQTPLNIAQELKDNGVRVLGTTPESIALAEDRELFRQRMIALGIPQPESGTARSMEEAIVIANRIGYPLMVRPSFVLGGRGMKVVYDEEELRRHGEEAIQVSPEYPMLIDRFLEPAIETEVDALCDGENTFVAAVMEHIELAGVHSGDAACVIPPRTIKEEHLNTIEKYTAKIVKDLKAIGLINVQYAICDDKVYILEANPRASRTVPYVSKLTGIPMASIATYLVLGKKLKDFPELEKRIPPYFGVKEAVFPFNMFPEVDPVLGPEMKSTGEVMGMADSFGLAFYKAEEAAGSRLPVEGNVLLTVADKDKPNLLPLAKRIAKLPFKIYATEGTASLLRENNIPYTPIKKLHEGRPNLADAIKNRDVHLIVNTPAGRSSKYDDSYIRMMAIQYKIPYVTTIAAAEASFEGIEAVRTQNILPRSLQEYQKEVSGG
- a CDS encoding dihydroorotate dehydrogenase electron transfer subunit translates to MIKQISAPVVSRIELMPGVYLFWLRAPQIAEVAQPGQFVMVRCGNGHQPLLRRPLSIHRIAGGEQIALLFSVVGQGTSLLSQYREGDRLDLLGPLGNGFSLYPDSGKLLLIAGGVGIAPLVFLADKALDQGQAVVLLAGSATASLLYPQSLLPSAIEFVTATEDGSGGREGMVTDFLAEFVSQADQVFACGPLCMYQVMAARPLHGPKSVQVCLETAMACGLGACYGCTIKTRKGLRQVCRDGPVFELHDILW
- a CDS encoding YjbQ family protein, whose amino-acid sequence is MVQSKRLRIKTEGNCDITDITEQVAKQINDSDINSGIVTIFVVGSTAGVCTIEHESGLLSDFKAMWDRIIPGGLGYQHDRAWGEGNGHSHLRASVLSPSLTVPFNDKRVLLGTWQQIVYVDFDNRPRSREIVLQIVGE
- a CDS encoding biotin--[acetyl-CoA-carboxylase] ligase is translated as MMKPRISRNISPLFSAKNSNASLIGRNILYFTSLHSTMDTAKRMAMEGMGEGTIVLASQQTGGRGRLGRTWLSSPDSSVLLSIILRPEVSQLPQLNMVAGLAIAQSIEKATGLSSVLKWPNDVLLNGKKVCGILMENLFEGSKLVAAIVGIGLNVRLDTLRFASISATATSLSQEVGREISPWEMLPFLLRELEQSYRALQCGRSIAIYEEWLARVETLGKMVRLKSGDTLEEGYAESINVDGSIMLRRSDGSLIRVVTGE